A segment of the Corylus avellana chromosome ca2, CavTom2PMs-1.0 genome:
CACCGACCCAGGTCCTCAAAAACTTCAACGAGGTTCGGTTCCTCCGGATCGAGCTTCCCAGTGGCGAGCTGGGCATCGAGGACGGTGTTTTGCTCAAGTGGAGGGCCGATTTCGGGTCCACGCTCGACAACTGCGTGATTCTCGGCGCGTCGTCGGTGGTCCACACGGCGAAGATTCCGAACGACAATGTCACGGATGGGTTTTGCGCGAATAGCAATGGGGGCGAAGATAACGGAAGCATACCCGAGTCGTTTTACACGAATGGGGGTCTGAAACTGCGCGTAGTTTGGACGATCAGCTCATTGATCGCGGCCTCGGCGAGGCACTACTTGCTCCAGCCGATCATTTCGGAGCACAAGACGCTGGACAATCTGGTGCTGACAGACGCGGATGGGCAGGGCGTGTTGTGCATGAACAGGGACCAGCTCGAGGAGCTGAGGGTGAAGCCCCTCTCGGCCTCTTCGGCGTCGAAGAGGACCCAAGTGCCTGCGCTCAACATGCGGCTCTGGTACGCGCCGCACTTGGAGCTGCCTGGTGGGATGGTTCTGAAGGGCGCGACGCTGGTGGCAATTCGGCCGAGTGAGCAATCGGTGGTGAGGAAGGAGGTGTCCGATGTGTCGTGGGTGTCGACGGCCTTCGAGGAGCCGTACGGAACTGCGGCGAAGATGCTGGTGAAGAGGCGGACTTACTGTCTTGAGATGAACTCCTTCTGAATGACAAAGATTGGATCTGAGGTAAATTTCGCTTCTATTGTTAGTGGCAATGAATAGAATTGAGTTTCTTTTTGGCGCCAATTGTGTGGTGTTGATTGGGTTTTGTGTAACGTTAATTGGGTTTGAATGATTATAGAGTGGATACCCATTTGAAGGCGTATGCCAGGAAACAATCAGAATTTGTATGATAGATGGTAGACATGTATGATT
Coding sequences within it:
- the LOC132170896 gene encoding F-box protein At5g46170-like, whose product is MSQALSDDNFIDHFDRIPDSLLLLVFNKIGDVKALGRCCVVSRRFHSLVPQVENVVVRVDCVISDDDSSSSSSPSSAEKSRNPFSNIFRFVFLGTIVKPFQFLTQFLGGPKRVSSSSGSPGSSSSLFLAEDGDSDQGAVTHHSPTQVLKNFNEVRFLRIELPSGELGIEDGVLLKWRADFGSTLDNCVILGASSVVHTAKIPNDNVTDGFCANSNGGEDNGSIPESFYTNGGLKLRVVWTISSLIAASARHYLLQPIISEHKTLDNLVLTDADGQGVLCMNRDQLEELRVKPLSASSASKRTQVPALNMRLWYAPHLELPGGMVLKGATLVAIRPSEQSVVRKEVSDVSWVSTAFEEPYGTAAKMLVKRRTYCLEMNSF